The DNA sequence GACGATATACTTGAACCCAAAATGGAGTAGAGTTTAGATCAGTGACTGAGACATTTTGCAGAGCACTTGGTGTGTGCATCACAATGAGATGATTTTAAAAATGCCAAGGCTCTTTATTCATCACCTGAAACTTGTCCCCTGCACAACCAAAGGAGACCTTGAACATGTCTTCACCAAAGGCTGAAATCACAGCAGGAAATCGGCCTTTCCAGTGGTCGGACATTTGATTGATAAACATTGGTGGATGAACATAGGATTCAGTTAGAACACGAGCAATGAAGATGTGACTGGAGTGAGGAGTGGGAGATGCAGCAGCCTCCTCAAGAAGGGTGAAGACCGATCCTTCATCTTCAGTGAGAGACAGAGTAGAGTTAATTGCATTCATAAGTGGATCCATAAGCAAAAGTACATCAAAGAGGGTAGCAATGATCAGTAGAAAAGGTGGTCGAAAAGAAGGAGAGACTGGACGATGAGGAATGAAGCCAGGAAAATAACTGAAAAGGGGAGGgaaaaccaattttgaaatggAGAAGACAGTTAGGGGAGGAGGAGAAAGTAGTTAGGATACATAACCGCCACAGACCAAAAAAGGCACCAATTAAAAATTCCTTAGTGTGTTTTTTAATCTATTATTGGTTTatacatttgttttttttttaacaacaaTTGCTCTTCATTTTTGCATTTACATTTATCTTCTTAAAAAAAACGAGAGAAATTTGCTTTGCACGTACAGGTGGTTAAAATTGCATACACGTGTATCAAtgactgaaaaaaaaatagtctatGGTTGTTCTACGGTTTAAAtatgaataataaattaatCTCCTGAATTTGTAGATTCCAAGTTTCTACATCGGAACAAAAATCTCAGGTATTAAAATCTAGAATCCAAGAAGGTAGCAATGATCAAATCTATAAATATGAATACCAAATGTAGCTAAGCCAGCATACATATATTCCTCTGAAAGTAATTGAGAAAAAAATCATGCATAGCATATCATAATATATACTCCATTATTTTCTTTGTTCTTGCAAATGAAACCATAGATAAATAAGTACTGCTCCTCCTCTCAACTATGGATCGATGGTGGGTGCCTGTTACCAATGGGGTTAGGTCCTGATGGAATTTTGGGACCATTTCCTTTAACAAGCTTTCTGGAATTggcctttttattattattattatatttttaaatggaAATGATAAGAAGAAAAATTCTTGTTAGTCACTTTAACATGTGTTCATGAATTACAAATGtaaatcaattatatatatgcataaaaACTTACCCAAGTAACTAGCATTTGTCGTAGAGCTAAAGTATTTTTTGCTGGTGTACTTGCTCCATGTAGTTTAACTAATAAGTCAAAAACATATCATGATCAGTACAAatgttaccaaaaaaaaaaacaatgtttGAGTCTCTCAAGCTGTTCATAATCATTTCTACTAAACAAATGGTACCATTATCGGATGCAGCACTGAGGTAATGTGGAAAAGAAGCAACCAGCAAGAGGAGTGCATAGAGAAAATAAGCAAGAATTTGTTTCCTCTTCATCTTGTTTTGGAGTATAGACATAGAGTTTATTAAGGCTTGTTGGAGGGTTGGAAGGAGTATAAAATTTAAGGCATGGTGTATTTATAAGCATGATAAGCTATTCTTGTGATTTACTTTTATGTTTTATGATTTGCTTAGTAGAAAAAAGAGAGAGCTGGGAATCCAATGATATGCTACTTCTGTtcagattgagttggttgaTAAGGAGAGAGAGTTATTGTCCTAAAGTATTAATATTGGAAAATTTTACGGTGCACTCTTTAAAAATAGATgtatcaatatatttttttttcttcgtgTTTTCATCATCTGTTAGATAGTCTCACAgtgataatagaatatataaaaaaaataaattactctttttattgccaattaattttataataaaacctCATTTATCTTAAAATCACCTAATATTATCATATACAAAGGTATATTATTGTTCTATATGGTGAAAGTAATGGTATGTTAACTTAGTTTGGATGCTTTTATTTTGAGCCCGTACATTTTTAAGaaagtatatatataccaaGATATTTTCATGCTCAagtaatcaatttattttaagagtTATATGCAAATATTATATCAATGGCTAATTATCAAAAAATGATTTATGTATATTTTACCATGCCCAAGTCCAAAACCCAAGATGTTTACAGTTAATTAATCCTAATTCATTGTCAATGAGAAAAAGTAACAAAAGGCTAGGCATCATAATAATGTTGAAATGTTATTCCATAGCAATAATTTTGTAATGTCTGGTTGACTCCTAATCAGACAAGTTATAATGATAAATTAACACTGTTAGTTGGGATCTAATTTTTGTCTGCATTTTATTATGcaattatttgtatatatttttaaccCTTTTTCATTAAAGTTGGTTGTCTAATTACAGTGTCCTGTTATGCATGTGTTTGTACCTTTTCCATTCTCTCAAGACTCTTGATCAGAAAAACTAAACttgtttgagaaatttttctctCTACTGGTTTCTTTTTGTTGTGTCTTTAACTATAAATTTTTGGGGAATAATATTACATACTATTAGGAAAGAGTGTATTTAGCATGTTTGGTTTGTTGTAATCAACATTGTAATGGAATCATGATTACAATTCTAATGTTTAGTTTGCCTTTAAACTCTTGTAATGACATTTCATTGTAATCACTATTACATCACTTGTATGAAAAGTAATTACATTCCCATACCTTACGAATCTTCATTACAATTACTTAAAATGACTATCTTACCCTTATTTTATACTTTTTCTTACTAAAGTAGGGATAATTTTGTCAATTTACTATCTATTTCAATATTAATTCTAATAACAAACCAAACATAACAATCAATTCCTATTACGATTCTTATTCTATTACATTACTATATTCCATTCCACCAAACCAAACACCACCTAAAGTACCTAATATTATCCTATGTGAcgttttataattagttactaattttttatattatttattaaattaaaatatataaaaattaatattaaaatacatttataGTGATACGACACTTTTGtggtaatattttaaaatgcctttttggcatttcttcctggaaaaaattaataAGCAAACCTCAAGGGCagcatattatataataaaaaatcaaaaaaattacttttacaaTAAtctattttgtttataaattcaaatttgaCTAAATCTCACACCTAAATTCCAAAACGTCATATGTTCATAACTCTTCAAGCTTACTCTCACACTCTATACACTTCACATTCCCTTTCACTCGTCACTTCAAAACCCACTCTTTTTCTCTCACACTTACACACAAAAATTCTACATATTTAGAGTTCTAAAAGCATTAGGATACTATGAATTGGTCACCAACACAGCTCCTCTTcacacaaaataataattatacccaaatttaaactttataaatatattaaaaattttgagTCAGTATCTTACGATCTCGACTTTGCCGCAATATCTCTAAACTTTACAATTCAAACAATCAAtgagagtaaacatatattgAGCTCATAATCTCTTTGAATTAGTCTTGAACACTTGCATTAACATTCTTCATTCTCTGGGTATGATCGTATTAACTTTCTTAGAAACTATTCTTCAGAAGTTGGGGTTCATGGAAAGATGGATTAGTCTTATCATGAGTTGTGTTTCCTCAACTAAATATATGATTATCCATGGGAGATATGTTTTGGGCTCTCTTACTCCAACTCGAGGTATTAGATAAAGCGATCTCCTTTCACCTTATCTTTTCAACTTTTGTGCGAAAGGCCTTTCAGTAATATAAGTATGAGAATAATGGATGAATTCATAGTTGCGAAGCGGCCAACGGGGCACCTCGTGTTTCTCACATGCTCTTGGCAGACGACAATTATCTCTATTGCAAGGCCACGGTTGAAGAGGCAATTAAAATTCAAGAGCTGCTTCAAAAATTTGAGATGGCTTCAGGGCAACAAGTAAACTTTACTAAGTCTTCGATCTTTTTCAGTACCAGTACGGAGTCACTAGTTTTTAGCCACCTTTGTTCCCTCCTAAGGTTGAGTGTCGCGATTGGGGATAGCTTTCACTTAGGGCTGCCTAGCTAGCACTATGAATCGCAATAAAACAACAGTGTTGGGTTACCTCAAGACTAAAGTTCGTAAGCACCTTCTAAGTTGGGAAAGTAAGTTTCTTTCGCGTGCTGGAAAGGAGGTTCTTATGAAATTTGTGGTCCAAGTGCTGCCTAGCTATGTCAAGAGTGTGTTTCTAGTACTTCCTTTGGATATAGGTAGAGATATTGAGAAGCTAATGACAATGTTCTGGTGGCAGTCTAAGGGTGATCGTAAGGGGATTACTGGATGTCTTGGGACAAACTATGTAAACACAAAAAGGGTGGCGACATGGGGTTTTGCGACCTACAC is a window from the Cannabis sativa cultivar Pink pepper isolate KNU-18-1 chromosome 1, ASM2916894v1, whole genome shotgun sequence genome containing:
- the LOC133039931 gene encoding CLAVATA3/ESR (CLE)-related protein 46-like; this encodes MSILQNKMKRKQILAYFLYALLLLVASFPHYLSAASDNVKLHGASTPAKNTLALRQMLVTWANSRKLVKGNGPKIPSGPNPIGNRHPPSIHS